Proteins from one Microbacterium sp. Root553 genomic window:
- a CDS encoding BadF/BadG/BcrA/BcrD ATPase family protein translates to MPSPSAVVAVDLGKSRCRAVVSESDAIAGRRSGRRPLHEGVGAPGLAATGGVAAALESILPLRARLDVPISSISVGAAGAWTAPTAASELARRLADTFGVPAVVTSDVVSAHAGALGGGAGVLLIAGTGAAALGIDGSLDDDDDDDGNGGGDDDRGTGSARAVLVDGWGPELGDFGSGSWLGREALRAVLRASVGLAPSTRLTDAVAIPIGAPSAIHAWLADDGPLPRRLATLAPLVLDAAESGDDVAADIAAEGIRLLAASATAASARGGSSPNGASASGGDAVALNGGLTEHVWFRAALEAALRTAGHAVVVSAGDALDGALLLADRADLPHERFVHRAE, encoded by the coding sequence ATGCCTTCCCCCTCCGCCGTCGTGGCCGTCGATCTCGGCAAGTCGCGGTGCCGTGCGGTCGTCTCGGAGTCGGATGCCATAGCCGGCCGGCGATCCGGCCGTCGTCCCCTCCATGAAGGTGTCGGTGCGCCCGGCCTGGCTGCGACCGGTGGCGTCGCCGCCGCGCTCGAATCGATCCTTCCGCTGAGGGCTCGTCTGGACGTACCGATCTCGTCGATCTCCGTCGGCGCTGCCGGAGCATGGACCGCGCCGACCGCGGCATCCGAACTCGCTCGGCGGCTCGCCGACACCTTCGGCGTCCCCGCCGTCGTGACCTCCGACGTCGTGTCGGCGCACGCCGGTGCCCTCGGCGGCGGCGCCGGAGTGCTCCTGATCGCCGGCACAGGCGCGGCCGCCCTCGGAATCGACGGCAGCCTGGACGACGACGACGACGACGACGGCAATGGCGGCGGCGACGACGACCGCGGGACGGGTAGCGCTCGAGCCGTCCTCGTGGACGGCTGGGGGCCTGAGCTCGGAGACTTCGGCAGCGGCTCGTGGCTCGGTCGCGAGGCGCTGCGCGCGGTGCTTCGAGCATCCGTCGGCCTCGCGCCGAGTACGCGACTCACGGATGCCGTGGCGATCCCGATCGGTGCGCCGTCCGCGATCCACGCCTGGCTCGCAGACGACGGCCCGCTGCCCCGACGACTCGCGACGCTGGCCCCGCTCGTGCTCGATGCCGCGGAGTCCGGTGACGATGTGGCCGCGGATATCGCCGCAGAGGGCATCCGCCTCCTCGCCGCGTCGGCGACCGCCGCCTCGGCGCGCGGCGGGTCATCACCGAACGGTGCGTCAGCATCGGGGGGCGATGCGGTGGCTCTGAACGGCGGACTCACCGAGCACGTCTGGTTCCGTGCCGCGCTCGAGGCGGCCCTGCGCACTGCCGGACATGCCGTGGTCGTCTCTGCCGGCGATGCTCTCGACGGCGCGCTGCTGCTCGCAGACCGCGCCGATCTTCCCCACGAAAGGTTCGTGCATCGTGCCGAATGA